The Saccopteryx leptura isolate mSacLep1 chromosome 2, mSacLep1_pri_phased_curated, whole genome shotgun sequence genome has a window encoding:
- the PSMB4 gene encoding proteasome subunit beta type-4, which yields MEAIWESRSALWAGGPAPGQFYRIPPTPGSLVDPASALYGDPITRTQNPMVTGTSVLGVKFDGGVVIAADMLGSYGSLARFRNISRIMRVNDSTMLGASGDYADFQYLKQVLGQMVIDEELLGDGHNYSPRAIHSWLTRAMYSRRSKMNPLWNTMVIGGYSNGESFLGYVDMLGVAYEAPSLATGYGAYLAQPLLREVLEKQPVLSQTEARELVERCMRVLYYRDARSYNRFQVATVTEKGVEIEGPLSAETNWDIAHMISGFE from the exons ATGGAAGCGATTTGGGAGTCGCGGTCTGCACTCTGGGCTGGGGGTCCGGCACCGGGGCAATTTTATCGCATTCCGCCCACTCCTGGTTCCCTTGTGGACCCGGCATCCGCGCTCTACGGGGATCCGATTACGCGCACCCA gaacCCCATGGTGACCGGGACCTCGGTCCTGGGCGTGAAGTTTGACGGCGGAGTGGTGATTGCAGCAGACATGCTGGGTTCCTACGGTTCTTTGGCCCGTTTCCGCAACATCTCTCGCATTATGAGAGTCAACGACAGCACCATGCTGGGTGCTTCCGGAGACTACGCTGATTTCCAGTATTTGAAGCAAGTGCTTGGCCAGATGGT gaTTGATGAGGAGTTGTTGGGAGATGGGCACAACTATAGTCCTAGAGCTATTCATTCATGGCTGACCAGGGCCATGTACAGCCGCCGCTCCAAGATGAACCCCCTGTGGAACACCATGGTCATCGGAGGCTATTCTAATGGAGAGAG CTTCCTCGGTTATGTGGACATGCTCGGTGTAGCTTATGAAGCCCCTTCGCTGGCCACTGGTTATGGTGCATACTTAGCTCAG CCTCTGCTTCGAGAAGTTCTGGAGAAGCAGCCAGTGCTAAGCCAGACTGAGGCCCGAGAACTAGTGGAACGCTGCATGCGAGTGCTGTACTACCGAGATGCCCGTTCTTATAACCGA TTTCAAGTCGCCACTGTAACTGAAAAAGGTGTTGAAATAGAGGGACCCTTGTCTGCAGAAACCAACTGGGATATTGCCCATATGATCAG TGGCTTTGAATGA